The segment GCTAACGAAGTTGCACTGGATGTTGAAGAAGACGCTAAGTGGGTAGCCGAATCGAGCGGCGTATTGGTTGCGCTTACACCTTGTCGTAGCTGGCGGGGAGACAAGCCGTAACTACGCCGAAAAGCATGCGAAAGAGCGCTCTGATTCGCGAAGCCTGTCTGGATGGCTATGTCAGTGAGTGGTAGACGGCTTTGTAATACAAGCTGCCTGGCTGCGTGTAAGCGTTGGCGTCGAACATATTGCCAGGGCGACAGGCCCGTTTGGACGCGAAAGCGTTCAGAGAAATGTGCCTCACTGAGGCAGGCCAATTTTGCTAAATCAGCTACTCTCAGCTCATCGGCCAAGTGATGGCGAATAAAACGATCAATTTGATCAAGGTTGAGCCGCCGTTGTGATGCGCTTTCTGATGCGCCCAGACGAGCCTTTAATGAACCTAACAACGTGGCAGCAAGACGATCTTGCTGGAAAGACATTGCCGACGTGTCAAATCCTTGGGCGAGCTCGCTTTCTACGAAAGCAAGGTAGTGGCGCAATGGATTGTCGAGTGCAAAAAAACGCGGCGCATCAAACAGTGCTACTAATTCGCGGTGTTCGCCCGTTAAGGCAGGTGCATCTTCAGGCAGGTCCAGTATCAGTTGACGATTGTAGCCGTTACCTGAATAGAAGTGTTCATGATTCGCGGGAACAATGCAGCCTGAAAATGCGTTTACCCGGCCACCTAGGCCTTCAATCTCAAATTCTGAAGAGCCGCACAGCGTAATGACTATTTGGTGAAAATCGTGGGAGTGATGCTTTGTGGCACTTTCTAAAGGGATTTGACGAATAGTACTCGGCATGAGGTCTCCTCGGCACTGCTGGCCTGTTTACCGCTGGCGCAGCGCTGTGTGTGCCACTAAATGATCACGTAGTGCTTTCAGTTCCGCATAACCCTCCTGGTTAAGTAACGGTTTGCTTCGAGCAATTTGCCAATGGCGCCCGTGGGTGTCCATTAAATGTGATGCGCGACGTCGCACATTATCCAGATACTCATCGTGGCGAATGGGGTAGCCAATGATGGCATTCCATTCCGTTTCACTAATGTTGCTTTCCAGCGCTTTGTCAAACAAATCGATCAAGTCGCTAGGCTCAGTTCGGTAGCGTGGCGTACCCACCGTCATCAATATTAGCAGTACGGCACCTATTACCAGCAAACAGACGCCAAACACTAATAGGTACAGCGCCATACTAAACTCCCTGCAAAATCAGTATCAGAATTCGTTTCAAGGTGGATGACAGTATACGCCTGCTGTCCGTTAAGACGAAAATTTTGCAGTTTTGCGAACTTTTCCTGTTCAAGGTGTCAGAGTGTGTACAGGCAACATCGCGATAGCAGTCGTTAATAGTGTTGTTCTGGCTATTGTTTTCGATCCCTTGCTTCCGCTGCTTATCAAGCAGCGGTTTTTTTTGCTTATCAATCGTTCATTATTCCGACTCAGAGCGACGACTCATATGGCTGGCAGCCTGTAGGTAGTGTCGACAAACAGGTAGTGTCGGCGAATAGTTAGTGTCGGCGAATTGTTAGCAGCGCCATCAAGATATCGCGACGCGTGACAATACCCACTAAGCGTTGCTGTTCCACAACGGGATAAACCTTAGGTTTTGCTCCGAGCATTTCCTGTGCTAAATCGGTAATGCTTTTGTTGGGCGTTGTGGTGAGTACGTCTTGGCGCATTAACTCACGTACCAGGGGCGCTTCATCATCGTGATAAATGCTATCCAATACGCGGCCCATTACATCCTGCTCAGATATAAAACCAATCAACCGATCAGACGCATCTACTACCGGGGCGCCTGGTAAACGGTGTAATGCCAAACCTTGAGCCAAAGTAGTGATAGAGGTTTGGCCGGTGACACGGTAGCAGTCCCGTGACATAACATCGCGTACGTTATCGGGGGTTTTTTTATTCATGTTGACACTCCTTGACGTGATACGCGCAGCTTCACTCTGTAAGAGAATAGAGCAATAACCGCTTGCTGCATGAAAGCCATGAATCACGAGACCTATAATTCTATTAATGTAGAAGATTTAACTCACCCTGCGTTGTCCTTATTATTGTTACATTCAACGCTTTGCTTCATTCCTGAAGCTGCAAGGAGTCAATATGGACGCACGTGAATACCTTAATCGCAAGGGCGTTGGCATAGAAAGAGACCCTGAACGGCCCAACACATTAGAAGAAAAAGCGTGGGAGCGAGCTCGCGGGTCAGGTAGCCAACGTCCGAAATCCGGTACGCCACATGACTGGGAAGATTGGGAGCGTCACCACGATGATTTGGCAGACGGCGCGGAAACGTT is part of the Halomonas sp. GT genome and harbors:
- a CDS encoding CBS domain-containing protein; this encodes MNKKTPDNVRDVMSRDCYRVTGQTSITTLAQGLALHRLPGAPVVDASDRLIGFISEQDVMGRVLDSIYHDDEAPLVRELMRQDVLTTTPNKSITDLAQEMLGAKPKVYPVVEQQRLVGIVTRRDILMALLTIRRH
- a CDS encoding AraC family transcriptional regulator, giving the protein MPSTIRQIPLESATKHHSHDFHQIVITLCGSSEFEIEGLGGRVNAFSGCIVPANHEHFYSGNGYNRQLILDLPEDAPALTGEHRELVALFDAPRFFALDNPLRHYLAFVESELAQGFDTSAMSFQQDRLAATLLGSLKARLGASESASQRRLNLDQIDRFIRHHLADELRVADLAKLACLSEAHFSERFRVQTGLSPWQYVRRQRLHAARQLVLQSRLPLTDIAIQTGFANQSALSHAFRRSYGLSPRQLRQGVSATNTPLDSATHLASSSTSSATSLASSAPSSGASVKTGALSFR